The Sphingomonas sp. OV641 genome includes a window with the following:
- a CDS encoding plasmid partitioning protein RepB C-terminal domain-containing protein: MSGRQPAMPVKLAFEEASLRIPIDHIMPLRTISAAVKKSVKYGQIAASIAEVGIIEPPVVARDATDPGRYHLLDGHLRVEIVRERGNAELVCLVATDDEAFTYNKRVSRIATIQEHRMILNAVKKGVSEERLARALNVDIASIRKKRNLLVGICPEAADLLKDRHVPIHVFTELRFMKPVRQVEAAMAMVTMNRFSVSYARSLVASTPDDQLVAGKPRRMPGLTEDQVATMQRESENVDRQLRAVEQTYSSDQLDLMLAAGYVNRLLGNARVVRYLAQHHADILAEFQKLSDLQKAA, translated from the coding sequence GTGAGCGGTCGGCAACCGGCCATGCCGGTCAAGCTGGCTTTTGAGGAGGCGAGCCTTCGCATCCCGATCGACCACATCATGCCGCTCCGCACGATTTCCGCGGCGGTGAAGAAGTCGGTGAAGTACGGCCAGATCGCCGCCTCCATCGCCGAGGTCGGCATCATCGAGCCGCCCGTGGTCGCCAGAGATGCGACCGATCCCGGACGCTACCACCTGCTCGATGGACATCTGCGCGTCGAGATCGTGCGGGAGCGTGGCAACGCCGAGCTCGTATGCTTGGTCGCGACCGACGACGAGGCCTTCACCTACAACAAGCGGGTCAGTCGGATCGCGACCATCCAGGAACACCGGATGATCCTGAACGCGGTCAAGAAGGGGGTCTCGGAGGAGCGGCTCGCGCGTGCGCTGAACGTCGACATCGCCAGCATACGCAAAAAGCGCAACCTGCTGGTCGGCATCTGCCCCGAGGCGGCCGACCTTCTCAAGGACCGTCACGTACCCATTCACGTCTTCACCGAACTCCGCTTCATGAAGCCCGTCCGTCAGGTCGAGGCCGCTATGGCGATGGTCACCATGAACCGGTTCTCGGTCAGCTATGCCCGCTCGCTGGTCGCCTCCACGCCCGATGACCAACTAGTCGCCGGCAAGCCGCGACGCATGCCCGGGCTAACCGAGGATCAGGTGGCTACCATGCAACGCGAGAGCGAGAACGTCGACCGGCAGCTGCGCGCCGTCGAGCAAACCTACAGCTCCGATCAGCTCGATCTGATGCTCGCCGCCGGCTACGTGAACCGCCTGCTCGGCAACGCCCGCGTGGTCCGATACCTGGCCCAGCATCATGCCGACATTCTCGCCGAGTTCCAGAAGCTGAGCGATCTGCAGAAGGCGGCTTAG
- a CDS encoding Abi family protein, whose amino-acid sequence MAIPDMARAEHWLRHVSYYRLSAYWLPFEYPKGNPGPRFLPGTSFDTVTDLYDFDRRLRLLVLDAIERIEVAVRGSWAYELAQRFGPHGYLDAALYHHPGKYRDNLTRLTNDVASSPETYIDHYRRTYSTPAMPPVWMVAEMMSFGQLSRWYALLDDRALRNAIAKPLGLHEAVLVPLLKHLSTIRNSCAHHARLWNRGFLLRMRVPFKPAALVSTLDPPAAHAPAQLYNALVLIVYLLKQVAPASVWRDDLTALLAQHPTGDLTAMGFPQGWAARPLWL is encoded by the coding sequence ATGGCGATCCCCGACATGGCGCGGGCCGAGCACTGGTTACGCCATGTCAGCTACTACCGTCTGAGCGCCTACTGGCTGCCCTTCGAGTATCCCAAGGGCAATCCTGGCCCCCGTTTCTTACCGGGCACCAGCTTCGATACCGTCACCGACCTGTACGATTTTGACCGCCGCCTTCGGTTGCTAGTGCTCGATGCGATTGAGCGGATAGAAGTCGCTGTACGGGGTAGCTGGGCGTACGAGCTGGCGCAGCGGTTTGGACCCCATGGCTATCTTGATGCGGCGCTCTACCATCATCCGGGTAAGTACCGTGACAACCTGACGCGCTTGACCAACGACGTGGCAAGCTCGCCCGAGACGTACATCGACCATTACCGCCGGACCTACAGCACGCCGGCAATGCCGCCGGTGTGGATGGTGGCGGAAATGATGTCGTTCGGGCAGCTCTCCCGATGGTATGCGCTGCTCGACGATCGGGCGCTACGCAACGCCATAGCCAAGCCCCTTGGTCTTCACGAGGCAGTGCTGGTGCCGCTCCTGAAGCATCTCTCCACGATCCGAAACAGCTGCGCGCATCATGCCCGGCTTTGGAACCGCGGTTTTTTGCTGCGCATGCGGGTGCCCTTTAAGCCGGCCGCCCTCGTCAGCACGCTTGACCCCCCCGCAGCCCATGCTCCAGCCCAGCTCTACAATGCCCTGGTCCTCATCGTTTACCTGTTGAAGCAGGTCGCTCCGGCATCGGTCTGGCGAGATGATCTGACGGCGTTGCTCGCCCAACATCCGACGGGCGATCTGACGGCAATGGGGTTTCCACAAGGCTGGGCAGCTAGGCCCTTGTGGCTTTGA
- a CDS encoding AAA family ATPase, with protein MATAQPKSVFETILEWSSGRPAWQRDALRRIVAKGKLSEDDKAELVQLCLKGQGTDGIALEAAPLTAAHIPAAATTGSAITLTSIAEVSGVNRLAVGQTLPFAALGITVVYGDNGVGKSGYARILKRACRARFVGDLLANAFDPAAAGVASATIAYSEGATPAAPITWVNDGKPHAVLSAVSVFDRDCATVHVRNENEVAFRPFGLDVPDELAAACQAVKEALNAEQMRLKGAQDPVFLQPTFSADTPVGKILSSLKATTKLAPLEAMAQLTEDEEGRLAQLNEDLARDPLRAATEQRAAAQTLQRFADHLAATLAKTADEPLSSLLALAEDARDKRAAAKLAAETAFGDAVIPGVGENIWRALWEAARRYSVEVAYRGQPFPPDTTDAHCVLCLQTLPEDALARMGAFERFVQADTEKVAGEAEREFQAALRALEAAPIRIATFPLRRQLTLRSKATGAAVLRALATARLRRRIALNSLDETSTVHMPDAAPDPVPAVRQVVIDMQRYAGELTAAADPIGRKVLEDERNALRDRKALNVLLPKARAEIDRLVQLARLSKCLTETTTNAVTSLGNGIADQVITPRMRDRFQEEIQKLAASRVRVDIVRSGGKYGSPQYQVKLFANDRAKVHSVLSEGEQTCVALAVFLAELATAGHSSCLVFDDPVSSLDHRWRRKVAERLTEEAAVRQIVVFTHDLVFLNDLQTLARQRSVPIKEISLTQTAAGAGVVHEGLPWAGQKIPERLDNLEKDARAARLLYEAHDDDGYAAAVANFYNRLRSTWERALEDRAFCNVINRHRDYIDAKNLKRVTVLTETDTASWAAGFKICCDITDAHDPSRGRNASPPPPDDLLKHVGELKDWAENLRVRQAAIA; from the coding sequence ATGGCGACTGCGCAGCCTAAATCCGTTTTCGAGACTATTCTTGAATGGTCATCGGGTAGGCCTGCGTGGCAGCGGGACGCGCTTCGCCGTATTGTTGCAAAAGGAAAGCTATCGGAAGACGACAAAGCAGAACTGGTTCAGCTCTGTCTAAAGGGCCAAGGCACTGATGGCATTGCTTTAGAGGCGGCACCTCTAACTGCCGCGCATATACCAGCAGCGGCAACGACTGGTTCGGCGATCACCCTGACGTCTATCGCCGAAGTGTCCGGGGTTAACCGTCTCGCGGTCGGGCAAACGCTTCCCTTCGCCGCTCTTGGCATCACCGTTGTTTATGGGGATAACGGTGTCGGCAAGTCAGGTTATGCTCGTATCCTCAAGCGTGCCTGTCGCGCGCGCTTCGTCGGCGATCTGCTTGCGAATGCCTTCGATCCCGCTGCCGCAGGCGTCGCATCGGCGACGATTGCCTATAGCGAGGGGGCCACCCCGGCCGCGCCAATTACCTGGGTCAACGACGGCAAGCCGCATGCGGTACTATCGGCGGTGAGCGTCTTCGATCGCGACTGCGCCACCGTCCATGTCCGCAACGAGAACGAGGTCGCTTTCCGTCCATTCGGACTCGACGTGCCGGACGAGTTGGCGGCGGCATGTCAGGCGGTGAAGGAGGCGTTGAACGCGGAGCAAATGCGGCTGAAGGGTGCGCAGGACCCGGTTTTCCTTCAGCCTACCTTCAGTGCCGACACTCCTGTCGGCAAGATCCTATCGAGCCTGAAAGCCACCACGAAGCTGGCACCGCTCGAGGCGATGGCTCAGCTTACGGAAGACGAAGAAGGCCGGCTCGCCCAGCTTAATGAGGACTTGGCGCGCGACCCCCTTCGCGCCGCAACCGAGCAGCGCGCCGCCGCACAGACCCTGCAGCGTTTTGCCGACCACTTGGCAGCCACGCTCGCCAAGACAGCTGATGAGCCGCTTTCGAGCTTGCTGGCCCTAGCGGAAGACGCGCGCGATAAGCGCGCTGCCGCGAAGCTAGCAGCCGAAACCGCGTTCGGCGACGCGGTGATTCCAGGCGTCGGCGAGAATATCTGGCGCGCCCTCTGGGAAGCGGCGAGACGCTACTCGGTCGAGGTGGCTTATCGTGGACAGCCGTTTCCACCGGACACGACCGATGCGCATTGCGTGCTGTGCCTACAGACGCTGCCAGAGGATGCGTTGGCCCGGATGGGCGCGTTCGAGCGCTTCGTGCAGGCTGATACCGAGAAGGTAGCTGGCGAAGCGGAGCGTGAGTTTCAGGCGGCGCTGCGAGCACTTGAGGCCGCCCCAATCCGCATCGCCACCTTTCCCCTGCGTCGCCAGCTTACGCTTAGATCGAAAGCGACCGGGGCAGCTGTGCTGCGTGCGCTCGCCACAGCGCGCCTGCGCCGGCGCATCGCACTCAATAGTCTGGACGAAACCAGCACGGTTCACATGCCCGACGCCGCTCCCGATCCGGTGCCGGCGGTGCGCCAGGTAGTGATAGATATGCAGCGTTACGCCGGCGAACTGACGGCCGCGGCCGATCCCATCGGCCGCAAGGTGCTAGAAGACGAGCGTAATGCCCTGCGCGACCGCAAGGCGCTCAACGTGCTTTTGCCTAAGGCGCGCGCGGAGATCGACCGCCTCGTGCAACTCGCTCGATTGTCGAAGTGCTTGACCGAGACAACGACCAACGCGGTCACCTCTTTGGGCAACGGCATCGCCGATCAGGTCATTACGCCGCGCATGCGCGACCGCTTTCAGGAGGAAATCCAAAAGCTGGCAGCTAGCCGCGTGCGTGTCGATATCGTCCGTTCCGGCGGGAAATATGGCTCGCCGCAATATCAAGTGAAATTGTTCGCCAACGACCGGGCGAAGGTGCATTCCGTGCTGAGCGAGGGCGAGCAAACCTGCGTCGCCTTGGCCGTGTTCCTCGCCGAGCTGGCAACCGCCGGCCATTCCTCTTGCCTGGTGTTCGATGATCCAGTGTCGTCCCTGGATCATCGCTGGCGCCGTAAGGTGGCCGAGCGCCTGACCGAAGAGGCGGCCGTCCGCCAGATCGTCGTGTTCACGCACGATCTGGTGTTTCTCAACGATTTACAGACCCTTGCGCGCCAGCGTAGCGTTCCGATCAAAGAGATTTCCCTAACACAGACTGCCGCCGGTGCCGGCGTGGTCCATGAAGGACTCCCTTGGGCCGGACAGAAAATTCCCGAACGTTTGGACAATCTCGAAAAAGATGCCCGTGCCGCGCGCCTGCTGTACGAGGCCCATGACGATGACGGCTATGCCGCTGCTGTAGCAAATTTTTACAACCGTCTGCGCAGTACGTGGGAGCGCGCCCTCGAAGATCGAGCTTTTTGTAACGTCATCAACCGGCATCGCGACTACATCGATGCAAAGAACCTCAAGCGCGTGACCGTTCTTACCGAAACCGACACGGCATCCTGGGCTGCGGGCTTCAAGATCTGCTGCGATATCACCGATGCCCATGATCCTTCACGAGGACGCAATGCATCACCTCCACCGCCTGACGATCTGCTGAAACACGTTGGGGAATTGAAGGATTGGGCAGAAAATTTGCGGGTGCGTCAGGCTGCGATTGCCTGA